A genomic segment from Candidatus Brocadia sinica JPN1 encodes:
- a CDS encoding type II toxin-antitoxin system HicA family toxin, with product MKRRDLIKQIEKMGCILIRHGGKHDWYQNPTTKVSQPVPRHNEIKEYLAKHIIKMLEN from the coding sequence ATGAAAAGAAGAGATTTAATAAAGCAAATTGAAAAGATGGGGTGTATTTTAATCCGTCACGGTGGAAAACACGATTGGTACCAGAATCCTACAACAAAAGTGTCGCAGCCTGTACCAAGACACAACGAAATTAAAGAATATTTAGCCAAACATATAATAAAAATGCTTGAAAACTAA
- a CDS encoding TOBE domain-containing protein — MANRLCGTIVSITQGQIHAHVQILWKDIPLSVIITRASCEDMHLSVGDAISVLIKGTDIMLAKSFSGMLSARNRTKGVVREIVQGDVLSKIYLESQGDMLHAIITNTSLKEMNLQEGNEVTAIVKSTELILSKEI, encoded by the coding sequence ATGGCGAATAGACTTTGCGGAACAATTGTCAGCATAACACAAGGACAGATCCATGCCCATGTGCAAATCTTATGGAAGGACATACCTCTGAGCGTCATCATCACAAGGGCATCATGTGAAGATATGCATCTATCGGTGGGTGATGCTATATCTGTGCTCATCAAGGGTACGGATATCATGCTTGCAAAATCCTTTTCGGGGATGCTGAGTGCAAGGAATAGGACTAAAGGGGTTGTCAGGGAGATCGTTCAGGGGGACGTATTGTCAAAGATTTATCTGGAATCTCAGGGTGATATGCTCCATGCCATCATTACCAATACCTCTCTTAAAGAAATGAACCTTCAGGAAGGAAATGAAGTAACGGCCATTGTAAAATCAACGGAATTGATATTATCAAAGGAAATTTAG
- a CDS encoding HEPN domain-containing protein, translating to MGECHQEWLKQADYDIKTAEIMFDNNRYFYTVFMCHLSTP from the coding sequence ATAGGTGAATGTCATCAAGAGTGGCTGAAACAGGCTGATTATGATATTAAAACAGCAGAAATAATGTTCGACAATAACCGATATTTTTACACAGTCTTTATGTGTCATTTATCCACACCGTAG
- the truD gene encoding tRNA pseudouridine(13) synthase TruD, whose protein sequence is MGPDLITGNRFQIVVRNLAENDLTSALHEIDRVKRDGYPNYFDDQRFGSFDARQGFIAEKILKKHYNGALKIYFSSIHPEDSKEEKEHRKFFYENWGNWQVCLKGATSKFEKETFRYLEKHPKGFIPILQRISHEKMVLFFSAYQSHIWNEFLRKIIRLVSNDSFMFGTSKTINSSPLPVLSKAKGMGEVEWREKKNHPPLSPRSTERSRRSPIKGGEISCRRPDLKISKGIAGDYLFYTQLDDKNKAYLSTLVIPMPASNIRMPDDFTKNLFSEVLKENNLKSPMFNIRKLRQAFFKGIERKAIVTPEDLVVDYAEDEIYQGKKKLTLKFFLPRGCYGTMFIKRLFC, encoded by the coding sequence ATGGGACCCGACCTCATAACGGGGAACAGATTTCAAATTGTTGTCAGGAATCTTGCAGAAAATGATTTAACGTCAGCATTACATGAGATTGACCGTGTAAAACGGGACGGTTACCCTAACTATTTTGATGATCAGCGATTTGGCAGTTTTGATGCCAGGCAGGGATTTATCGCCGAAAAAATTCTTAAGAAACACTATAACGGGGCATTAAAGATATATTTTTCCAGTATCCATCCGGAGGACAGTAAAGAAGAAAAGGAACACAGAAAATTCTTTTATGAAAACTGGGGTAACTGGCAAGTGTGTCTAAAAGGAGCCACGAGCAAGTTTGAAAAGGAAACGTTCAGATACCTGGAGAAGCATCCGAAGGGATTTATTCCCATTCTTCAAAGGATATCCCATGAAAAAATGGTCCTCTTTTTTTCTGCATATCAATCGCACATTTGGAATGAATTTTTACGGAAAATTATTCGATTAGTCAGCAACGATAGTTTCATGTTCGGGACTTCCAAAACGATCAATTCCTCCCCCTTGCCTGTCCTGAGCAAAGCCAAAGGAATGGGGGAGGTTGAGTGGAGAGAAAAAAAGAATCACCCTCCCCTCTCCCCTCGTTCGACTGAGCGCTCACGACGAAGTCCCATCAAGGGAGGGGAAATTAGCTGCCGAAGGCCTGATTTAAAAATTTCTAAGGGAATTGCAGGGGATTATTTATTTTACACGCAATTAGACGATAAAAACAAAGCGTATTTAAGCACGTTAGTCATTCCCATGCCCGCTTCCAATATCAGGATGCCCGACGATTTTACAAAAAACCTTTTTTCAGAGGTTTTGAAAGAAAACAACTTAAAATCCCCCATGTTTAATATAAGAAAATTAAGACAGGCCTTTTTCAAGGGTATCGAAAGGAAGGCAATAGTCACTCCTGAAGATCTTGTTGTTGATTATGCGGAGGATGAGATTTACCAGGGCAAGAAAAAGTTAACCCTGAAGTTTTTCCTGCCGAGGGGATGCTATGGCACCATGTTTATCAAGAGATTGTTCTGTTGA
- a CDS encoding urea transporter — protein MTQILINVKNFAEILFRGISQVFLLNNVTTGILFLAGIFCNSWTMGIGAIIGVFVGTFTALFLKYNKSDIEQGLYGYNGALVGLAIVCFFGLNISSAIALVFGSILSSIIRKVMSTWKLPPYTAPFIVSTWIVMFFLVTFRIVPLQAASLSDASNLKIITAVSKGIGQVMFQENMISGIIVFIGILVSSRISAFYVLLGSLIGAIIAFLFSLPLTMINVGLFGFNGVLCGMAFSDKKWHHIILATVSSIVSVFITYGIMNLGIITLTAPFVISTWLILLINSKIRRNNT, from the coding sequence ATGACACAGATTTTAATAAATGTTAAAAATTTTGCAGAAATCCTTTTCCGGGGAATTAGTCAGGTATTTTTACTCAATAATGTAACAACGGGCATCTTGTTTTTGGCAGGGATTTTTTGTAACTCCTGGACCATGGGTATTGGTGCTATCATAGGTGTTTTCGTTGGTACGTTCACGGCACTATTCCTTAAATATAACAAAAGTGATATTGAACAAGGTCTCTACGGGTATAACGGCGCCCTGGTGGGTTTGGCGATTGTTTGTTTCTTCGGACTCAACATCTCATCTGCTATTGCCTTAGTTTTCGGTTCTATCCTATCATCAATCATCAGAAAGGTAATGAGCACGTGGAAATTGCCTCCTTATACCGCACCGTTCATTGTCTCAACCTGGATCGTAATGTTCTTTCTCGTAACATTCAGGATTGTTCCTTTACAAGCAGCATCATTATCAGATGCAAGTAACCTAAAAATTATTACCGCTGTGAGTAAGGGTATTGGGCAGGTAATGTTTCAGGAAAATATGATTTCTGGTATCATAGTATTTATTGGAATATTGGTAAGTTCAAGGATATCTGCGTTCTATGTACTCCTGGGGTCTTTGATTGGGGCTATTATAGCTTTTCTGTTTTCACTTCCCCTCACTATGATAAACGTAGGGTTGTTTGGTTTTAATGGAGTTTTATGCGGCATGGCATTTTCAGATAAAAAGTGGCATCATATAATTCTGGCAACAGTATCCAGTATTGTTTCTGTTTTCATAACCTATGGAATTATGAATCTTGGTATAATTACTCTGACCGCACCGTTCGTGATATCCACGTGGTTGATTTTGTTGATCAATAGCAAAATAAGAAGAAATAATACATGA
- a CDS encoding 3'-5' exonuclease, producing the protein MSIKMAILSSLRRDTLKRIIHAFQIRGIDIQNKKKMCEALCDLPGVSAKIILPYLSDAKVQAICKSCGISGKGCREELMELLLQEESRGAGNSFRDNVFSDKGIPLKNRLHPARPESVSLVQPKLANSPDANNCFVAIDFETADYGPDSACSVALVRVLNNRIIDKVHFLIRPPRRTFVFTYLHGISWKHVANEPTFGELWPHITEKLAGAEFIAAHNAAFDRSVFMACCQTAALPPPVLPFQCTVRLARKTWNLRHANLPSVCTYLGIPLKHHDAVSDAEACAGIVIASRLHMNS; encoded by the coding sequence ATGAGTATTAAAATGGCTATTTTGTCCTCTCTGAGGAGAGACACGCTCAAGCGCATCATTCATGCTTTTCAGATAAGAGGCATCGACATTCAGAATAAGAAAAAAATGTGCGAGGCCTTATGCGATCTGCCTGGTGTGTCGGCGAAAATTATTCTCCCCTATCTGAGCGATGCTAAAGTTCAGGCAATTTGTAAGAGCTGTGGTATATCAGGCAAGGGTTGTCGTGAGGAACTCATGGAACTGTTGCTGCAAGAAGAGAGCCGAGGTGCTGGGAATTCTTTTCGGGATAACGTATTTAGTGATAAAGGGATTCCATTAAAGAATCGCCTGCATCCGGCCCGGCCGGAATCGGTTTCTTTGGTACAACCAAAATTAGCAAATAGTCCGGATGCCAATAACTGCTTTGTTGCGATTGATTTTGAGACCGCAGATTATGGCCCTGACAGCGCCTGTTCGGTCGCATTAGTCAGGGTGTTGAACAACCGGATCATTGATAAGGTGCACTTCCTCATCCGCCCGCCACGCCGTACGTTTGTGTTTACGTATCTCCACGGAATTTCATGGAAACACGTTGCCAATGAGCCTACATTCGGTGAACTGTGGCCGCATATAACTGAGAAACTTGCAGGCGCCGAATTTATTGCGGCACATAATGCAGCCTTCGATCGTTCAGTCTTCATGGCATGCTGCCAGACCGCTGCCCTGCCGCCACCGGTACTGCCGTTTCAATGCACGGTACGGCTTGCCCGCAAGACATGGAATCTCCGCCATGCAAATTTGCCCAGCGTTTGCACTTATCTTGGCATTCCCCTGAAGCACCATGATGCGGTATCTGATGCTGAGGCTTGTGCCGGGATTGTAATTGCGTCAAGATTGCACATGAATTCCTGA
- a CDS encoding type II toxin-antitoxin system VapC family toxin, with the protein MNLVDSCGWLEYFADGPNADFFTPPIEDTKNLIVPTICIYEVFKRVYQQRGEGAALQAIALMHQGKIISLDDTSALHAAKCSIDHNLPMADSTILAISRLKKATI; encoded by the coding sequence ATGAATCTTGTCGATTCCTGTGGATGGCTCGAATACTTTGCTGATGGCCCTAATGCAGACTTCTTTACCCCTCCAATTGAAGACACAAAGAATCTTATCGTTCCTACCATATGCATTTATGAAGTATTTAAGCGAGTCTACCAGCAACGTGGTGAAGGCGCAGCATTACAAGCTATTGCATTAATGCATCAGGGTAAAATTATATCATTAGATGACACCTCTGCTCTTCATGCTGCCAAATGTAGTATAGACCATAACCTTCCAATGGCTGATAGTACTATACTTGCAATTTCTCGATTGAAAAAAGCCACCATATGA
- a CDS encoding DUF2283 domain-containing protein codes for MEAIKILDKKENLSWDYDEEADVLYISIGEPQKAVGVDIGEGAIVRYREDIGEVVGLTLIGVKERLVNSLKKN; via the coding sequence ATGGAAGCCATAAAAATACTTGATAAAAAAGAAAACCTCAGCTGGGATTATGATGAGGAGGCCGATGTCCTCTATATCAGTATTGGTGAGCCTCAAAAAGCAGTCGGAGTTGATATTGGAGAAGGGGCTATTGTAAGGTATAGAGAAGATATAGGAGAGGTTGTTGGCTTAACGCTTATCGGGGTAAAAGAACGATTGGTAAATAGTTTAAAGAAAAACTGA
- a CDS encoding TOBE domain-containing protein, with the protein MKISARNILKGKVKEVKHGMVDTEVDIELPGGAEIISVITKHSAETLKLAKGKEVYAVIKASNVMIMVD; encoded by the coding sequence ATGAAGATCAGTGCTCGTAATATTTTGAAAGGTAAAGTCAAAGAGGTGAAGCATGGCATGGTGGACACGGAAGTGGATATAGAATTGCCGGGCGGGGCTGAAATTATATCGGTAATTACCAAACACTCGGCAGAAACACTGAAACTGGCAAAAGGCAAGGAGGTTTACGCCGTTATCAAAGCTTCCAACGTGATGATCATGGTAGACTAA
- the modB gene encoding molybdate ABC transporter permease subunit — translation MDFAAPFLLTLKLSTITTLLLFILGIPFANWLAFSRFRGKFFVESVVALPLVLPPTVLGFYLLMAIGGNSFVGRWYEGIFNKTLAFSFQGLVVGSFIYNLPFAIRPFQSAFTGVDKRLLEASWSLGRSKLYTFLFVIFPLSRQGIITGCILSFAHCVGEFGVVLMIGGNIPGITKVASVAIYDEVQALNYGTANIYAAILLAFSFVVLTVVYFINRRFFMRMF, via the coding sequence ATGGATTTTGCGGCACCTTTTCTCTTAACCTTAAAGCTTTCTACCATTACAACACTCTTATTATTTATCTTGGGCATCCCTTTCGCCAACTGGCTTGCTTTTTCAAGGTTTCGCGGGAAGTTCTTCGTTGAGTCTGTGGTAGCCTTGCCCCTTGTTCTTCCACCGACCGTTTTGGGCTTTTACCTCCTCATGGCCATTGGGGGAAACAGTTTTGTTGGGCGTTGGTACGAGGGTATTTTTAACAAGACACTGGCCTTCTCCTTTCAAGGACTTGTTGTGGGTTCATTCATCTATAACCTGCCCTTTGCTATACGACCCTTTCAGTCTGCTTTTACGGGGGTAGATAAAAGATTGCTCGAGGCATCATGGAGCCTTGGCAGGTCTAAATTATATACCTTCCTTTTCGTTATTTTTCCACTCTCTCGGCAAGGCATTATAACGGGCTGCATACTCTCCTTTGCGCACTGCGTGGGTGAATTTGGAGTTGTCCTGATGATTGGCGGAAATATTCCAGGAATCACAAAGGTTGCCTCAGTAGCTATCTATGACGAGGTGCAGGCGTTGAATTACGGAACTGCGAATATTTATGCGGCCATTTTACTGGCATTTTCATTTGTCGTACTCACGGTAGTTTATTTTATAAATAGGCGTTTTTTTATGCGCATGTTCTAA
- the modA gene encoding molybdate ABC transporter substrate-binding protein translates to MRLEIPKRRVAGFLSIACATWLLFLFIAFHNTVRADEKILIAAASDLKFAMDDICHIFEQANPDIHVDVSYGSSGNFYAQIKQGAPFDLFFSADATYPTRLEEEGLAVKGQRYLYAIGKIVLWIPKRPALNPQKGLNIVLKPEVKKLTIANPKHAPYGRAAKEALRYYQLWDMVQNKLVFGENISQTAQFVQTGAADAGIIALSLAISPKMVNDGNYWIIPDESYNKLEQVCTVLQRGKDKSDIKTFLKFVQGKKGRKILSEYGFVLPK, encoded by the coding sequence ATGCGTTTGGAAATACCGAAAAGACGGGTTGCGGGTTTTCTATCGATAGCATGTGCAACCTGGTTACTATTTTTATTCATAGCTTTTCACAATACCGTCCGCGCAGATGAAAAAATCCTTATTGCAGCCGCATCTGATTTAAAGTTTGCCATGGATGATATTTGTCATATCTTTGAGCAGGCAAATCCTGACATTCACGTTGATGTATCGTATGGCTCCTCTGGTAATTTTTATGCACAGATTAAACAGGGTGCCCCTTTTGACCTATTCTTCTCTGCGGATGCTACCTATCCAACTCGTCTTGAAGAAGAAGGGCTCGCCGTAAAAGGCCAGCGATACCTTTATGCTATCGGGAAGATTGTGCTCTGGATTCCTAAAAGGCCTGCCTTAAATCCCCAAAAAGGGCTCAATATCGTTTTGAAGCCTGAAGTAAAAAAACTGACCATTGCAAACCCAAAGCACGCACCGTATGGTCGCGCAGCCAAGGAGGCGCTTCGATATTATCAATTATGGGATATGGTTCAGAACAAACTGGTCTTTGGCGAAAACATTTCACAAACGGCACAGTTTGTTCAAACGGGAGCGGCTGATGCGGGGATTATTGCCCTGTCTCTGGCAATTTCACCCAAGATGGTGAATGACGGAAATTATTGGATCATTCCCGATGAATCATATAATAAGCTGGAACAGGTTTGTACAGTATTGCAAAGGGGTAAAGATAAATCAGACATAAAGACTTTTTTGAAGTTTGTGCAAGGAAAAAAGGGAAGAAAAATACTTTCAGAGTATGGTTTTGTACTCCCAAAATAG
- the truD gene encoding tRNA pseudouridine(13) synthase TruD: MIKVKVKPEDFIVEEVADLPLQKDGNFRVYLLRKRGWNTVDILKMLSRKFSIPHSYFSYGGKKDKYAFTSQYITIARQGDKKQPLLYPPLRKGRIERGEKNPGLSPRIHGFIQTTKKYYQIQYHCMNIPSRKR, encoded by the coding sequence ATGATTAAAGTAAAGGTTAAACCAGAAGATTTTATTGTGGAAGAGGTCGCAGACCTTCCATTACAAAAAGACGGAAATTTCCGTGTCTATCTCCTCAGAAAGAGGGGGTGGAACACTGTTGACATCTTAAAGATGCTTTCCAGAAAATTCAGCATACCGCACTCGTATTTTTCCTATGGCGGCAAAAAGGATAAATATGCCTTTACATCGCAATATATAACAATCGCACGGCAGGGCGATAAAAAACAACCCCTCCTTTATCCTCCCCTTCGCAAGGGGAGGATAGAGAGAGGAGAAAAAAATCCCGGATTAAGCCCCCGAATTCACGGTTTCATACAAACGACAAAGAAGTACTATCAAATTCAATATCACTGCATGAATATCCCGTCCCGCAAAAGGTAG
- a CDS encoding winged helix-turn-helix domain-containing protein — protein MNVKFKIWFEKNGGVAFAEGRRMLLEAVDRLGSLNAAAKELGMSYRAAWGKIKATEKALGIKLLEVTTGGKGGGGATLTPDAKVLLLKYQKFTDRMTSLMEKEFKHMFGSKKSS, from the coding sequence ATGAACGTAAAATTTAAGATATGGTTTGAAAAAAATGGCGGCGTGGCCTTTGCTGAGGGGCGCAGGATGTTGCTGGAAGCTGTAGACCGTCTGGGTTCTTTGAATGCTGCGGCAAAGGAACTGGGCATGTCGTATCGGGCTGCCTGGGGAAAGATCAAGGCAACAGAAAAGGCACTTGGGATAAAATTACTGGAGGTTACTACCGGGGGGAAGGGTGGAGGGGGGGCAACCCTGACACCGGATGCAAAGGTACTGCTCCTGAAATACCAAAAGTTCACAGATCGGATGACCTCATTGATGGAAAAGGAATTCAAACATATGTTTGGAAGCAAGAAATCCTCATAA
- a CDS encoding AbrB/MazE/SpoVT family DNA-binding domain-containing protein yields MFYRSYYCFTGDLSTESVKVSPKYQVVIPQSIREALKIHPGEKFHILQYESRIEFIPEKEMKSMRGFLKGIDTTVKWDNDRI; encoded by the coding sequence ATTTTTTATCGATCATACTATTGTTTTACAGGAGATTTATCGACGGAATCAGTAAAAGTTTCCCCAAAATATCAGGTAGTTATCCCACAATCAATCCGTGAAGCATTGAAAATCCATCCGGGAGAAAAATTCCATATTTTGCAATATGAGAGCCGGATAGAATTTATTCCTGAAAAAGAGATGAAATCAATGCGTGGCTTTCTCAAAGGAATTGATACAACAGTAAAATGGGATAACGATCGGATATGA
- the dinB gene encoding DNA polymerase IV has product MRRILHVDMDAFFAAVEQQRHPELRGKPLVIGDSGDPTKMDLVSTASYEARKFGIYFKMPLKTARELCPHAIFLPADHKEYARVSERIKDILGKFCPIMEDAGIDEAFLDISRIDKPAEEIAKEIKKIIIDETSLTCSIGIAPNKLLAKMASDMQKPDGITIITKADIESRIWPLPVGRLLGVGPKTEQSLKEMGVETIGDLAAIPLDKLSEKFGKSQGRCLYEASRGIDESPLITTHRKTKSIRKENT; this is encoded by the coding sequence ATGAGACGCATACTTCACGTAGATATGGATGCGTTTTTTGCAGCAGTTGAGCAGCAGAGACACCCGGAACTGAGGGGCAAGCCCTTGGTAATCGGTGACAGCGGAGACCCCACAAAGATGGATTTGGTATCAACTGCATCCTATGAGGCCAGAAAATTTGGGATCTATTTTAAGATGCCATTAAAGACGGCACGCGAGTTATGTCCCCATGCCATCTTCCTCCCCGCAGATCATAAGGAATATGCAAGGGTCTCTGAAAGAATAAAAGATATTCTGGGAAAATTCTGTCCCATCATGGAAGATGCGGGCATTGATGAGGCATTTCTTGATATATCGCGCATAGACAAACCGGCGGAGGAGATTGCAAAGGAGATCAAGAAGATAATTATAGATGAGACAAGTCTTACCTGTTCCATTGGAATAGCCCCCAACAAACTCCTTGCAAAGATGGCCTCCGATATGCAAAAACCGGATGGAATCACGATCATTACCAAAGCCGATATAGAAAGTCGTATCTGGCCATTACCGGTAGGAAGGCTTTTAGGGGTAGGACCGAAGACTGAGCAATCTTTAAAGGAGATGGGTGTAGAAACCATCGGAGACCTTGCTGCAATACCTCTGGATAAACTTTCTGAGAAATTTGGGAAGTCTCAGGGGAGATGTCTCTATGAGGCATCAAGGGGAATAGATGAGAGTCCTCTTATTACTACCCACCGTAAAACAAAATCTATCAGAAAAGAAAATACGTAG
- a CDS encoding HEPN domain-containing protein, translating to MIWTRQRNFDSNRYIYAVFMCHLSIEKALKGLYLQRLKEIPPKVHNLVYLLNKIGIKPSEPVGRFLVKLNEASIVTRYPEELDKLQKDFTRPIVKDILLRSKEGVGMDKNAVLEILSRFRKALESKDIRIAKMILFGSYATGTYKEGSDIDVVVISEDFSGKDYWERIDILSDAIYKVFEPIEAVAMTLEEWEKKESSVVDYVKDGEVIYG from the coding sequence ATGATATGGACACGGCAGAGAAATTTTGACAGCAATAGGTATATTTATGCCGTCTTTATGTGTCATTTATCCATTGAAAAGGCCTTAAAAGGACTTTACCTTCAAAGATTGAAAGAAATACCGCCAAAGGTTCATAATCTTGTTTACCTGCTAAACAAAATTGGTATTAAACCTTCAGAACCTGTTGGAAGATTTCTTGTAAAACTTAACGAAGCCAGTATCGTTACGAGATACCCTGAGGAATTAGACAAGCTACAAAAGGATTTTACACGGCCTATTGTAAAGGATATACTTTTAAGGAGCAAGGAAGGCGTTGGAATGGATAAAAACGCAGTTTTAGAGATTTTGTCTCGTTTTAGAAAAGCCTTAGAATCCAAAGATATAAGAATAGCAAAAATGATACTATTTGGTTCTTATGCCACGGGTACATACAAGGAAGGAAGCGATATCGATGTGGTTGTTATATCCGAGGACTTTTCAGGCAAGGATTATTGGGAGAGAATAGACATCCTCTCTGATGCCATTTATAAGGTCTTTGAGCCAATAGAAGCTGTCGCTATGACCCTGGAAGAATGGGAAAAAAAAGAATCATCGGTTGTGGATTATGTCAAAGATGGTGAAGTAATATATGGCTGA
- a CDS encoding IS4 family transposase produces the protein MDPFCKQQKIPTFHELFSPVQNIFHSVPPLESKGNRPLQMNFEQQLKALIYYHLQEHSSGRDLLQELQEDDFARTEIAPPDGIKKSSFFEAINHRGIEQLLFIFTKLQADATKVLPQEYEHLGELVSIDGSFIDAVLSMHWADYRKGAKKAKAHLGFNLNHSIPSKIYLTDGKGDERPFVNKILSPGQTGIMDRYYQCHKDFDLWQTEGKHFVCRIKENTNKSVIKTNPLKPGSIVFYDALVLLGTPQVNQTEKPVRLIGYWIDAKEYWVATDRHDLTAEDIASLYKLRWNIEIFFGWWKRHLKVYHLIARSQHGLMVQILAGLITYLLLAIYCHNNFKEKVSIKRVRELRIKINNEARNLNFSPFGNYNFKEHAKNYDHAKT, from the coding sequence ATTGATCCGTTTTGCAAACAGCAAAAAATTCCCACGTTTCATGAACTGTTTAGTCCTGTACAGAATATTTTTCATTCGGTGCCACCTCTTGAATCAAAAGGAAACAGGCCGTTGCAGATGAATTTCGAACAACAACTCAAAGCACTTATTTATTACCATCTCCAAGAACATTCCTCAGGCAGAGATCTCCTTCAGGAACTCCAAGAGGATGATTTTGCCAGAACCGAAATAGCGCCTCCCGACGGTATCAAAAAGAGCAGCTTTTTCGAGGCCATCAACCACAGAGGCATCGAGCAACTCCTCTTTATTTTCACGAAACTTCAAGCCGATGCCACAAAGGTGCTCCCCCAGGAATATGAACATCTGGGGGAACTCGTCAGTATTGATGGTTCATTCATTGACGCAGTCCTTTCCATGCATTGGGCAGATTACCGAAAGGGGGCAAAAAAAGCAAAAGCCCACCTTGGTTTTAATCTTAACCATTCTATTCCATCAAAAATTTACCTTACCGATGGTAAAGGTGACGAACGCCCTTTCGTAAACAAAATACTCTCCCCTGGTCAGACGGGAATCATGGACCGTTATTATCAGTGCCATAAAGACTTTGACCTATGGCAGACAGAAGGAAAGCATTTTGTCTGCCGTATCAAAGAGAATACAAATAAATCCGTTATAAAAACCAATCCTCTCAAGCCAGGGAGCATAGTCTTTTATGATGCCCTTGTCCTGCTTGGAACACCCCAGGTGAATCAGACAGAAAAACCTGTTCGCCTTATCGGGTATTGGATAGACGCTAAAGAGTATTGGGTTGCAACTGACCGCCATGACCTTACTGCTGAAGATATCGCTTCTCTTTACAAGCTTCGCTGGAATATTGAAATATTCTTTGGTTGGTGGAAGCGCCACCTCAAGGTCTATCATCTTATCGCACGATCACAGCACGGATTAATGGTTCAAATACTTGCAGGGTTAATTACCTATCTTCTACTTGCTATTTACTGTCACAATAATTTCAAAGAAAAAGTTTCTATCAAAAGAGTCAGAGAGTTGAGAATCAAAATAAATAATGAAGCCAGAAACTTAAACTTTTCTCCTTTTGGTAACTACAATTTCAAAGAACATGCTAAAAATTATGACCACGCAAAAACTTAA
- the thyX gene encoding FAD-dependent thymidylate synthase, giving the protein MKSIKPSFIIESDVDGEIILKNIEKAGRTAYKTEDKITPDSARKFVKKILDMNHESVIEHYNITVRIICDRGITHEIVRHRMASYTQESTRYCNYSAGKFGGEITVINPCFWNSASEADKKKYEVWEKAMKEAEKAYLELINLGATPQEARNVLPNSLKTEIVVTMNLREWRHFFKLRTSNAAHPQIREVACPLLDQFKKRIPVIFDDIVY; this is encoded by the coding sequence ATGAAAAGTATAAAACCATCATTTATTATCGAAAGTGATGTTGATGGAGAAATAATTTTAAAGAATATCGAAAAGGCTGGCAGGACAGCTTATAAAACAGAAGATAAGATTACCCCTGATTCTGCAAGGAAGTTTGTTAAAAAAATTTTGGATATGAACCATGAATCGGTAATCGAACATTATAATATAACGGTACGTATAATATGTGATAGAGGTATAACCCACGAGATTGTCCGTCATAGAATGGCAAGTTACACCCAGGAGTCCACTCGGTATTGTAATTATTCAGCAGGCAAATTTGGTGGAGAAATTACTGTAATTAATCCGTGTTTTTGGAATTCTGCTAGTGAAGCAGATAAAAAGAAATATGAAGTATGGGAAAAGGCAATGAAGGAAGCTGAAAAAGCCTATCTTGAACTTATTAATTTGGGTGCTACCCCCCAAGAGGCAAGAAATGTTTTGCCTAATTCCTTAAAGACAGAAATAGTTGTCACAATGAATTTGCGAGAATGGCGACATTTCTTTAAACTCAGAACATCGAATGCTGCTCATCCACAAATAAGAGAAGTAGCCTGCCCTTTACTGGATCAATTCAAAAAGCGGATACCTGTAATATTCGACGACATAGTATATTGA